From a single Candidatus Defluviilinea gracilis genomic region:
- a CDS encoding xanthine dehydrogenase family protein subunit M: MNTFDHFTPATLSEALSILSERNGNAAVIAGGTDLLLRMKNHILKPAAVLNVKRIPELRALSFDSNEGLRLGALTTLRDLTRSPLIRDFYPVLAIAAGLMASEQIRSLATLGGNLCNASPSADLAPPLIALDAVACLVSLSSERQIPLAEFFTGPGRSVLQKGELLKEIIVPPPQGQTAYLKHSPRAFMDIAIVGAAVRIQQQGGKCRQARIVLGAVAPTPLRVRSGEESLEGKTLTGEIIRQAATISAESCSPISDVRSAAWYRKRMVEVLVRRGIEATL, encoded by the coding sequence ATGAACACATTCGACCACTTCACCCCCGCCACACTATCCGAAGCGCTTTCGATTCTGTCCGAGCGCAATGGGAACGCCGCCGTTATCGCGGGCGGCACCGACCTGCTTCTCAGGATGAAAAATCATATCCTCAAGCCCGCCGCCGTGCTCAACGTCAAGCGCATCCCCGAACTGCGCGCGCTGTCGTTCGATTCCAATGAAGGACTGCGCCTCGGCGCTCTCACCACGCTGAGGGATTTAACCCGCTCGCCGCTCATCCGCGACTTTTATCCTGTTCTCGCCATCGCGGCGGGACTCATGGCGTCGGAGCAGATTCGCAGTCTTGCGACGCTGGGCGGCAACTTGTGCAACGCCTCGCCATCCGCAGACCTCGCCCCGCCTCTCATCGCGCTGGATGCGGTTGCCTGTCTCGTCAGCCTTTCCTCCGAGCGACAGATTCCGCTCGCCGAATTTTTTACGGGTCCTGGCAGGTCCGTTTTGCAAAAGGGCGAGTTATTAAAAGAGATCATCGTCCCGCCGCCGCAGGGGCAGACGGCGTATCTCAAACATTCGCCGCGCGCCTTCATGGACATTGCCATCGTCGGCGCGGCTGTGCGGATTCAACAACAGGGCGGCAAATGCCGTCAGGCGCGGATCGTGTTGGGGGCGGTCGCGCCAACTCCACTTCGGGTGAGAAGCGGGGAAGAGTCGCTGGAGGGAAAAACGCTGACAGGCGAGATCATCCGCCAAGCCGCGACAATATCCGCCGAGTCGTGTTCCCCCATCAGCGACGTGAGAAGCGCGGCGTGGTATCGCAAACGCATGGTGGAAGTTTTGGTCCGCAGAGGCATCGAGGCAACGTTATGA
- a CDS encoding TrpB-like pyridoxal phosphate-dependent enzyme, translated as MSDQYKYVLTEADMPKAWYNINPDMPVDPAKTAWNAVLHPGTKEPVTPDFLAVLFPMKFIMEAVSMDRWIDIPEPVREIYKLWRPSPLYRARRLEKALDTPAHIYYKYEGVSPVGSHKPNTAIAQAFYAKEEGVKGFTTETGAGQWGSAMSMACNFFDLECHVYMVKVSYNQKPYRRIIMENFGATVTPSPSNKTQYGQKVLAEDPNSPGSLGIAISEAVEAAATSGGKYKYSLGSVLGPVLMHQTVIGLEAIKQFDMAGEYPDTVIACVGGGSNFAGFTFPFIHKNLTEGAKTRVVAVEPAACPTLTKGKYAFDYGDTAQMAPIVKMHTLGHNFVPEGIHAGGLRYHGMAPHVSALVDSGHIDAIAIDQLDTFEGASIFSKAEGIVPAPESSHAIRAAINEALKCKEEGKKKVIAFNLSGHGIFDLAAYDEYMKGNLQRFEYPAEKIEASMKELPEVAL; from the coding sequence ATGAGCGACCAATATAAGTACGTACTCACCGAAGCCGATATGCCCAAGGCTTGGTACAACATCAACCCGGATATGCCGGTCGACCCGGCCAAGACCGCCTGGAACGCGGTACTGCATCCCGGCACCAAAGAGCCGGTGACGCCGGACTTTCTGGCGGTTTTATTCCCCATGAAATTCATCATGGAAGCGGTCAGCATGGACCGCTGGATCGATATCCCCGAACCGGTCCGCGAGATATACAAACTGTGGCGTCCGTCGCCTCTGTATCGCGCCCGCCGCCTCGAGAAGGCGCTCGACACGCCCGCCCATATTTACTATAAATATGAAGGGGTGTCGCCCGTCGGTTCGCATAAACCCAACACAGCCATTGCCCAGGCGTTTTACGCGAAAGAAGAAGGCGTCAAGGGATTCACGACCGAGACCGGCGCGGGGCAGTGGGGTTCGGCGATGTCTATGGCGTGCAACTTCTTTGATCTGGAATGCCATGTCTACATGGTGAAGGTTTCCTACAACCAGAAGCCATACCGCCGCATCATTATGGAGAACTTCGGCGCGACGGTCACTCCCAGCCCGTCGAATAAAACCCAATACGGGCAAAAAGTGCTGGCGGAGGATCCCAACAGCCCCGGCTCGCTGGGCATTGCTATTTCGGAGGCGGTGGAAGCGGCGGCGACCTCCGGTGGCAAGTATAAATACTCCCTCGGTTCTGTGCTTGGACCCGTGCTCATGCACCAGACCGTCATTGGGTTGGAAGCCATCAAGCAGTTCGATATGGCTGGCGAATACCCGGATACGGTCATTGCCTGCGTCGGCGGCGGAAGCAACTTCGCCGGGTTCACTTTCCCGTTCATCCACAAGAATCTGACCGAAGGCGCAAAGACGCGCGTCGTGGCTGTCGAACCTGCGGCCTGCCCGACGCTCACCAAAGGCAAATACGCCTTCGATTACGGCGATACCGCGCAGATGGCGCCCATCGTCAAAATGCACACGCTGGGGCACAACTTCGTGCCGGAGGGCATCCACGCCGGCGGATTGCGCTATCACGGCATGGCGCCGCACGTCTCCGCGCTGGTGGACAGCGGTCACATTGATGCGATTGCCATCGACCAGTTAGATACGTTCGAAGGCGCCTCCATATTCTCCAAGGCGGAAGGCATCGTCCCGGCGCCCGAATCGTCTCATGCCATTCGCGCCGCGATCAACGAGGCGTTGAAGTGCAAAGAAGAAGGCAAGAAGAAAGTGATTGCCTTCAACCTCTCCGGGCACGGTATCTTCGACCTGGCGGCGTACGATGAATATATGAAAGGAAACCTCCAACGCTTTGAATACCCCGCTGAAAAGATCGAGGCTTCCATGAAGGAACTGCCGGAGGTCGCGCTCTAA
- the hisC gene encoding histidinol-phosphate transaminase yields the protein MTKPRFNPDLLTVPLYVAGRSIQEIHEKYGLEKIVKLASNESPVGSSPLAIQAALEMMAEAHRYPGVGDVTLRRKLAERFGRGFTEDNFLIGNGATDLLRMITQAFTFDGGNNVMADVTFPMYHIFTTTFGGECRIIPLTAHHRFDLDAILAAIDDDTRIVFLCSPNNPTGMIILQKEFERFMSKVPEHVVVVMDESYHEYMTDPAHAKSLEYIEQGRNVIVLRSFSKSSGLANLRVGYMIASAELTEYTRHALLPFNTSDIALCAAAASMDDDEYNELQRKTVLNGRDYFESSFADLDLQAIPSQANFVAIIAPPLGAARLTELLLQRGFIVRELTTFGMKNAIRVSVGTMEENTDFIKTLKHVLETEGVAA from the coding sequence ATGACGAAACCCCGCTTCAACCCCGACCTGTTGACTGTCCCGCTGTATGTGGCGGGCAGGAGCATTCAAGAGATTCACGAAAAGTATGGGCTTGAGAAGATCGTCAAACTGGCTTCGAATGAAAGCCCAGTGGGTTCGTCGCCGCTTGCGATTCAAGCCGCGCTGGAGATGATGGCGGAGGCGCATCGCTACCCTGGCGTGGGAGATGTGACCCTGCGCCGAAAACTGGCGGAACGGTTCGGGCGCGGTTTCACCGAAGATAATTTTCTGATCGGCAACGGCGCGACGGATTTGTTGCGAATGATCACGCAGGCGTTCACTTTCGACGGCGGCAACAACGTCATGGCGGACGTGACGTTTCCGATGTATCACATCTTCACCACCACCTTCGGCGGCGAGTGTCGCATCATCCCGTTGACCGCGCATCACCGCTTCGACCTCGACGCGATCCTCGCCGCGATTGACGACGATACGCGCATCGTTTTTCTCTGCTCGCCGAACAACCCGACGGGCATGATCATCCTGCAAAAGGAATTCGAGCGTTTCATGAGCAAGGTCCCCGAGCATGTGGTGGTGGTGATGGACGAGTCGTACCACGAATACATGACCGATCCCGCGCACGCGAAAAGCCTGGAGTACATCGAGCAGGGACGCAACGTCATCGTCCTGCGGAGTTTTTCCAAGTCTTCGGGGCTGGCGAATCTGCGGGTGGGATATATGATCGCCTCCGCCGAGTTGACCGAGTACACGCGCCACGCGCTCCTGCCGTTCAACACCAGCGACATTGCCCTGTGCGCCGCCGCCGCCAGCATGGACGACGACGAGTACAACGAACTTCAGCGCAAGACGGTCTTGAACGGGCGCGATTATTTTGAATCGTCGTTCGCCGATTTGGATTTGCAAGCCATTCCGAGTCAGGCGAACTTTGTCGCGATCATCGCTCCGCCGCTGGGGGCGGCTCGCCTGACGGAATTGCTTTTGCAACGCGGATTCATCGTCCGCGAGTTGACCACGTTCGGGATGAAGAACGCCATCCGCGTCAGCGTGGGGACGATGGAAGAAAATACGGACTTTATCAAAACTCTCAAACACGTGCTGGAAACGGAAGGAGTCGCCGCGTGA
- a CDS encoding ParB N-terminal domain-containing protein has protein sequence MRTLEPSEIRLRFVPLETLLLHEEDDPYRVQRIVDSITRDGLLRNPPIVAEYQSKYIVLDGATRVTALRAMGFRDAMVQIVEYDKETVDLSVWNHIIVGLSPEHLLADLADIDEFTIEPIEDATAIQRLNARDIEACIIMRNGSQFAVLCEGDVCDKADLLCQLVSVYRGKAEVHRTAAINMPLLIGEYPNLSAVIAFPAYAPSDVVEIALNGSKIPMGVTRHLIPGRALGLNIPIGKFDDSTSLEEKNAWLDESIRQRLKVNKIRLYQEPVFVFDE, from the coding sequence ATGCGTACCCTTGAACCTTCTGAAATCCGTTTGCGGTTTGTGCCGCTCGAGACATTATTACTGCATGAAGAGGATGATCCCTACCGCGTGCAACGGATCGTTGATTCCATCACGCGGGATGGGCTCCTGCGTAATCCGCCCATTGTGGCGGAATATCAATCGAAATATATTGTTTTAGACGGGGCGACTCGCGTGACGGCGCTGAGGGCTATGGGCTTCCGCGACGCCATGGTCCAGATCGTGGAGTATGACAAAGAAACAGTAGACCTCAGCGTTTGGAACCACATCATCGTTGGTTTGTCTCCGGAGCATTTGCTTGCGGACCTTGCCGATATCGACGAGTTTACGATTGAACCGATCGAGGACGCGACCGCCATTCAGCGATTGAACGCGCGGGATATCGAAGCCTGCATCATCATGCGCAACGGTTCCCAATTCGCCGTGTTGTGCGAGGGCGATGTGTGCGATAAGGCGGATCTGCTTTGTCAGTTGGTCTCGGTATATCGAGGGAAGGCGGAAGTCCATCGCACGGCGGCGATCAACATGCCGCTCCTGATCGGGGAATACCCCAACCTTTCGGCGGTCATTGCGTTTCCCGCGTACGCGCCGTCGGATGTGGTTGAGATCGCCCTCAACGGGAGCAAAATTCCCATGGGGGTGACCCGGCATCTCATCCCGGGGCGAGCGTTGGGGTTGAATATCCCCATTGGGAAGTTTGACGATTCGACCTCCCTTGAAGAAAAAAATGCCTGGCTGGATGAAAGCATCCGCCAGAGATTGAAGGTGAACAAGATCCGGTTGTATCAGGAACCGGTATTTGTGTTCGATGAGTGA
- a CDS encoding xanthine dehydrogenase family protein molybdopterin-binding subunit yields the protein MTDAPLIGQRIPKLDAPSKAAGKTTYGHDVRLPGMLHGRILYSRYPHAKIVRMDTSRAEKLRGVKCVLTFKDNPPHLFGYGKDNKPFKDIARSLRDEIAGVVATDADIAEEALSLIEVDYELLPNVFSPREALMESAPLIHPEHKSNLFQRYNYSHGDLARGESESAVVVEEKFLLPYVSHVCMETSVVVAQFDHREHLTLWSTTQIPFLLQRDLSEALNIPGSAVRIIQTAVGGAFGRGLDIYPYEPIAALMSRKTGQPVRVAFSREEEFLAGPARQPAEVTARAGAKADGTLTFRDVSCMLDVGAYISWGTVTPLVMMETTASLYQVPHARFTADCVYTNNLITGAMRGYGNPQSTFVIETLMDRLAEALNMDPVDFRILNANVPNSTTPQGLVITSCGLKECLEAVAASADQSVAQKAPTTSAKQPSAFELGNNGNLPPHIKRGIGFASTLNVGGGARIYRSDGCGATVKVDDFGHVTLVTGSTEIGQGSETVLAQIVAQTLGAQIENVTVLNSDTDIKPWDVGVHASRTTFIAGNAAYLAAVDARNQIFETASQLLGVGVDQLSASAGQVSVKNEAGKSISLEQVARRRHFKEGGKVILGEGWYDPPTQLVDKDTYKGNISAAYGFGAQMAEVEVDTETGKVRVLRLACANDVGHAINPMAVEGQIEGGAQMGLGYALTEELIVKDGKVMNPDLLDYRLFTSADMPIIETHIIETDDPGGPFGAKGVGEMGGTPTAAAIANAIYDAVGARMIQLPMTPERVLAALDVKEKGAVL from the coding sequence ATGACGGACGCGCCGCTCATCGGTCAACGCATTCCCAAACTGGACGCGCCCAGCAAGGCGGCGGGCAAGACCACCTATGGTCACGATGTGCGCCTGCCAGGCATGTTGCATGGGCGCATTTTATATTCGCGGTATCCGCACGCCAAGATCGTTCGCATGGACACCTCCCGCGCCGAGAAATTGCGCGGCGTCAAATGCGTGTTGACGTTCAAAGATAATCCGCCGCATTTGTTCGGTTACGGCAAGGATAACAAGCCGTTCAAGGATATTGCGCGAAGTCTGCGCGACGAGATCGCGGGTGTGGTCGCAACCGACGCCGACATCGCCGAAGAAGCGCTGTCGCTCATCGAAGTGGATTACGAACTTCTGCCGAATGTCTTTTCGCCGCGCGAAGCGCTGATGGAATCCGCGCCGTTGATTCACCCCGAACACAAGTCGAATTTGTTCCAGCGCTACAACTACTCGCACGGCGATCTGGCGCGGGGCGAGAGCGAGTCGGCGGTTGTGGTGGAGGAGAAATTTTTGCTTCCGTATGTCTCGCATGTGTGCATGGAGACCAGCGTGGTCGTGGCGCAGTTCGATCATCGGGAGCATTTGACTCTTTGGAGCACGACGCAAATCCCGTTTTTGTTACAGCGCGATCTATCCGAAGCGTTGAACATTCCTGGGAGCGCGGTCCGCATCATTCAAACCGCCGTCGGCGGCGCGTTCGGGCGCGGGTTGGACATCTATCCCTACGAACCCATCGCGGCGTTGATGTCGCGCAAGACGGGTCAGCCTGTGCGCGTGGCGTTCTCGCGCGAGGAGGAATTTTTGGCGGGTCCTGCCCGCCAGCCAGCGGAAGTGACCGCGCGGGCGGGCGCAAAAGCGGATGGGACGCTCACCTTCAGGGATGTGTCGTGTATGTTGGATGTGGGCGCGTACATCTCGTGGGGAACGGTCACGCCGCTGGTGATGATGGAGACCACCGCTTCGTTATATCAAGTTCCTCACGCGCGCTTCACAGCGGACTGCGTGTACACCAACAACCTCATCACGGGCGCGATGCGCGGATACGGCAACCCGCAATCCACGTTCGTCATCGAAACGCTGATGGATCGTCTCGCCGAAGCGTTGAACATGGACCCTGTGGACTTCCGTATCCTGAACGCGAACGTGCCCAACTCCACCACGCCGCAGGGATTGGTGATCACCTCCTGCGGGTTGAAGGAATGTCTCGAAGCGGTCGCCGCGAGCGCGGACCAAAGCGTCGCGCAGAAAGCGCCGACAACTTCAGCGAAGCAACCTTCGGCATTTGAACTCGGCAACAATGGAAACCTGCCGCCGCACATCAAACGGGGAATCGGATTCGCCTCCACGCTGAACGTCGGCGGCGGGGCGCGCATCTATCGCAGTGACGGCTGTGGGGCGACGGTCAAAGTGGACGACTTCGGTCACGTCACGCTGGTGACTGGCTCGACGGAAATCGGTCAGGGGTCGGAGACGGTGCTGGCACAGATCGTGGCGCAGACGCTGGGCGCGCAGATCGAAAACGTGACGGTGTTGAACAGCGATACCGACATCAAACCCTGGGATGTGGGAGTCCACGCCAGCAGGACGACGTTCATCGCGGGCAATGCCGCGTACCTCGCCGCGGTGGATGCGCGGAATCAAATCTTCGAGACGGCTTCGCAATTGCTCGGCGTCGGCGTGGATCAACTGTCCGCGAGCGCGGGGCAGGTCTCCGTCAAGAATGAAGCGGGGAAGTCCATCTCATTGGAACAGGTTGCCCGTCGTCGTCATTTCAAGGAGGGCGGCAAGGTTATCCTCGGCGAAGGCTGGTACGACCCGCCGACTCAACTGGTGGATAAGGATACGTATAAAGGAAATATTTCGGCGGCGTACGGCTTCGGCGCGCAAATGGCGGAAGTGGAAGTGGATACCGAAACGGGCAAGGTGCGCGTGTTGCGGCTGGCGTGCGCGAACGACGTCGGTCATGCGATCAACCCGATGGCGGTGGAGGGGCAGATCGAAGGCGGGGCGCAGATGGGGTTGGGCTATGCGTTGACCGAGGAGTTGATCGTGAAAGATGGAAAAGTGATGAACCCCGACCTGCTCGATTACCGCCTGTTCACCTCCGCCGATATGCCGATCATCGAAACGCACATCATCGAGACCGACGACCCTGGCGGCCCGTTCGGCGCGAAGGGCGTGGGTGAGATGGGCGGCACGCCGACCGCCGCCGCGATTGCGAACGCGATCTACGACGCGGTGGGCGCGCGCATGATCCAACTGCCGATGACTCCCGAGCGCGTGCTGGCGGCGTTGGATGTGAAAGAAAAGGGAGCGGTTCTTTAG
- a CDS encoding VOC family protein, with protein sequence MTYIKRIERVALAVPNLDEAKKFFEQWFDAKFHDEENIADMGIRYRPFEVGESLMELLEPTREDSPVAKFLKHNGGPGVHHITYEVDDLDEAIAELERRGGRIAYRHTYGEGVTFEGKVWREAFVHPKDSFGVLIHLAEKKAVA encoded by the coding sequence GTGACGTACATCAAACGCATTGAACGGGTCGCATTGGCTGTGCCAAATCTGGATGAGGCGAAGAAATTCTTCGAGCAATGGTTCGACGCAAAATTCCACGACGAGGAAAACATCGCAGACATGGGCATCCGCTATCGCCCGTTTGAAGTGGGCGAAAGCCTGATGGAACTGCTCGAGCCGACGCGCGAAGACAGCCCTGTGGCGAAGTTCCTCAAACACAACGGCGGACCTGGCGTGCATCACATCACGTATGAGGTGGACGATCTCGACGAAGCCATCGCCGAGTTGGAACGGCGCGGCGGGCGCATCGCCTATCGTCACACCTACGGCGAAGGCGTGACGTTTGAAGGCAAGGTCTGGCGCGAAGCGTTCGTGCATCCGAAAGATTCGTTCGGCGTGTTGATCCATCTGGCGGAGAAGAAGGCTGTGGCGTAG
- a CDS encoding (2Fe-2S)-binding protein has product MKLLITLTVNGDAHEVYVDARRSLLDVLRNELGLMGAHRGCDSGDCGACTVIADGAPATACMMLAADWNGAEILTVEGLATEGQLHPIQRALVEKGGIQCGFCTPGFVMNIKALLDENPKPTEAEARAWLAGNLCRCTGYAKIIEAVMSVAEGRA; this is encoded by the coding sequence ATGAAATTGCTGATCACACTTACGGTGAATGGCGACGCGCATGAAGTGTATGTTGACGCGCGCCGAAGTTTACTGGACGTTCTGCGGAACGAACTCGGCTTGATGGGCGCGCACCGCGGATGCGACTCGGGCGATTGCGGCGCGTGCACGGTCATCGCAGACGGCGCGCCTGCGACTGCGTGCATGATGCTGGCGGCAGATTGGAACGGCGCGGAGATTCTCACTGTCGAGGGACTCGCAACAGAGGGGCAGTTGCATCCCATTCAACGCGCGCTGGTCGAGAAGGGCGGCATTCAATGCGGCTTTTGCACGCCAGGTTTTGTGATGAACATCAAAGCGCTGTTGGATGAAAACCCCAAGCCAACCGAAGCCGAAGCGCGGGCGTGGCTGGCGGGCAATCTCTGCCGATGCACGGGGTACGCGAAAATCATCGAAGCGGTGATGAGCGTTGCGGAGGGAAGAGCATGA
- a CDS encoding 2-oxoacid:acceptor oxidoreductase family protein has product MNSTNERKVIITGIGGQGIVFLTRLLSQTALELGQGVVVSETHGMSQRGGSVISHLKINGSDAPLIQRGSADVMIALDAGEATQNLDFMRRGGAVFVNSAEGLHASLAPHLERLDIRVLNYPATAVAVELGSPAAANIVMAGFVAAFSVLGLPYEDMIQTLKQISKKGSENNLRAIHAGFEAGKKMNEEEMKHKGHEVHKGEEENQVVRVFPSQPS; this is encoded by the coding sequence ATGAACTCAACCAACGAACGCAAGGTCATCATCACGGGCATCGGCGGGCAGGGGATCGTCTTTCTCACGCGCCTGCTTTCGCAAACCGCGCTCGAACTTGGGCAGGGCGTGGTCGTCTCTGAAACGCATGGGATGAGTCAACGCGGCGGCTCGGTCATCTCGCATCTCAAGATCAACGGAAGCGACGCGCCGCTCATCCAGCGCGGCTCGGCGGATGTGATGATCGCCCTGGATGCGGGCGAAGCCACGCAAAACCTCGACTTCATGCGCCGCGGCGGGGCGGTCTTCGTCAACAGCGCCGAAGGGTTGCACGCGAGTCTCGCGCCGCATCTCGAACGGTTGGACATCCGCGTTTTGAATTATCCCGCCACCGCAGTCGCCGTCGAGTTGGGTTCGCCCGCCGCCGCAAATATCGTGATGGCGGGGTTCGTCGCGGCGTTTTCTGTTTTGGGTCTTCCCTACGAAGACATGATTCAAACGCTCAAACAAATTTCCAAAAAGGGAAGCGAGAACAATTTGCGGGCGATCCACGCGGGCTTCGAGGCGGGGAAGAAAATGAACGAGGAAGAAATGAAACACAAAGGACACGAAGTACACAAAGGGGAGGAAGAAAATCAAGTTGTGAGGGTTTTCCCTTCACAACCTTCGTGA
- the iorA gene encoding indolepyruvate ferredoxin oxidoreductase subunit alpha produces the protein MSEWIMTSQLITGNEAIALGMVEQGCRVVTAYPGTPSSEILAGVIKYKKRLRRDVYAEWSVNEKVAFEVALAASWTGLRAAVAMKQVGLNVASDPLFSAAYTGVKGGFVIIPADDPGPHSSQTEQDSRLLALTAKVPVFDPSTPAEAREMIKDAFELSERFKIPVIVRPTTRLCHVVSPNDVDESAPDEKIPSVKFQKDPVHWTATPKLRFKLHTELNQKLSDIAAEFSKSTYNETINADGGAIGIIASGVAYHTAHQALSELGVRVPMLKIGTPFPLPLSLIENFCASVKTVIVLEEPDACIELQIADRSNVKGRLDGAVPNAGELTPEVMFAILHKAFTEAGMQVHAAPADSELSAFLKTLPMPVRRPRLCPGCSHRSAFYAMKRTFGPRAIYPGDIGCYTLGTNLRAVDTFVDMGASITMANGFFQANRLANDERVIMATIGDSTFLHSGIPPLINAVHTGARFVLLILDNHTTAMTGFQPTAANDYLADGSDAPRKVSIPDLVRACGVEYLKVTDPYEQEDFAEILKEAQAHAQSPNGGVAVVIADRPCVLYDKEPILENPLPVVITEECDGCRFCTEAFECPALVLRADGSRVDIDYTICVDCGQCIDACHKGFIVPKIAEMAGSV, from the coding sequence ATGAGTGAATGGATTATGACCTCTCAACTGATCACTGGAAACGAAGCGATCGCTTTGGGGATGGTGGAACAGGGGTGCCGCGTGGTGACCGCCTACCCTGGCACGCCAAGTTCTGAAATTTTGGCGGGGGTCATCAAATATAAAAAACGCCTCCGCCGCGACGTGTACGCGGAGTGGTCGGTCAACGAGAAGGTGGCGTTTGAAGTAGCGCTCGCCGCCAGTTGGACGGGACTGCGCGCCGCCGTCGCCATGAAACAGGTGGGATTGAACGTCGCATCGGACCCGCTGTTTAGCGCGGCATACACGGGCGTGAAGGGCGGGTTCGTCATCATCCCCGCCGACGACCCTGGACCGCATTCCTCCCAGACCGAACAAGATTCAAGATTGCTGGCGCTTACCGCCAAAGTCCCCGTGTTCGACCCGTCCACGCCGGCCGAGGCGCGGGAGATGATCAAGGATGCGTTCGAACTTTCGGAGCGCTTCAAGATCCCCGTCATCGTGCGCCCGACGACGCGCTTGTGTCACGTCGTCAGCCCGAACGACGTGGACGAATCCGCGCCCGATGAAAAAATCCCCTCCGTCAAATTTCAGAAAGACCCGGTCCATTGGACTGCCACCCCCAAACTGCGCTTCAAACTTCATACGGAACTCAACCAGAAACTGAGCGACATCGCCGCTGAGTTTTCCAAATCCACATACAACGAAACGATCAACGCCGACGGCGGCGCGATCGGGATCATCGCCTCGGGCGTCGCGTATCACACCGCCCATCAGGCGTTGAGCGAGTTGGGCGTCCGCGTTCCCATGCTCAAGATCGGGACGCCGTTCCCACTGCCATTATCTTTAATCGAAAATTTCTGCGCGTCGGTCAAAACCGTGATTGTGCTGGAAGAACCCGACGCGTGTATCGAACTGCAAATTGCGGACCGCAGCAACGTGAAGGGACGGCTCGACGGCGCGGTTCCCAACGCGGGCGAGTTGACTCCCGAAGTGATGTTCGCGATTTTGCACAAAGCCTTCACCGAAGCGGGGATGCAAGTCCACGCCGCGCCCGCAGACAGCGAACTGAGCGCGTTCCTCAAAACCCTGCCCATGCCCGTCAGGCGACCGCGCCTCTGCCCGGGCTGTTCGCATCGCTCCGCCTTTTACGCCATGAAGCGGACGTTCGGTCCGCGCGCCATTTACCCTGGCGATATCGGCTGTTACACGCTGGGGACGAATCTCCGCGCGGTGGATACCTTTGTGGATATGGGCGCTTCGATCACGATGGCGAACGGATTCTTCCAAGCCAACCGACTCGCCAACGACGAGCGCGTCATCATGGCGACCATCGGCGACTCGACCTTTTTACATTCGGGCATCCCGCCGCTGATCAACGCCGTCCACACGGGGGCGCGGTTTGTGTTGTTGATCCTCGATAACCACACCACGGCAATGACGGGTTTTCAGCCGACTGCCGCGAACGACTATCTCGCCGACGGCTCCGACGCGCCGCGCAAAGTTTCCATCCCCGATCTGGTTCGCGCCTGCGGGGTCGAATACCTCAAAGTGACCGACCCGTACGAGCAGGAGGATTTCGCCGAAATCCTGAAAGAGGCGCAGGCGCACGCGCAATCTCCGAATGGAGGCGTGGCGGTCGTCATCGCGGACCGCCCGTGCGTGTTGTACGACAAGGAGCCGATTCTGGAAAATCCGCTGCCCGTCGTCATCACCGAAGAATGCGACGGATGCCGCTTCTGCACGGAGGCGTTTGAATGTCCCGCGCTGGTTCTGCGCGCCGACGGCAGCCGCGTGGATATTGATTACACCATCTGCGTGGACTGCGGTCAGTGCATTGACGCCTGCCACAAGGGATTCATCGTCCCGAAGATTGCCGAGATGGCGGGTTCGGTATGA